The Henckelia pumila isolate YLH828 chromosome 2, ASM3356847v2, whole genome shotgun sequence genome includes a window with the following:
- the LOC140885422 gene encoding uncharacterized protein: protein MGNSLRCCLACVLPFGALDLIRIVHLNGYVEEFSGPATAAQVLNNNPNHVLTKPSTQEVGRRILILSPESELKRGSIYFLIPSSSLPGNVKNKKAFGDGGKSGEKDRRIISEDSRDSSKTTGKRSSCKRRKASVEVWRPNLHSISED from the coding sequence ATGGGAAATAGCTTAAGGTGCTGTTTGGCTTGCGTGCTTCCATTCGGGGCACTGGACCTGATCCGGATAGTTCACCTGAACGGGTACGTGGAGGAGTTTTCGGGTCCGGCCACGGCGGCGCAGGTGCTGAACAACAACCCTAATCACGTACTGACCAAACCCAGTACCCAGGAAGTGGGTCGTCGGATCTTGATCCTGTCGCCCGAATCCGAGCTCAAACGGGGCTCCATTTACTTCCTGATACCTTCATCTTCTCTGCCCGGAAATGTCAAGAACAAGAAGGCATTTGGAGACGGCGGCAAGAGTGGTGAAAAAGATCGGAGAATTATCAGCGAAGATTCGCGTGATTCTTCGAAGACAACGGGGAAGAGATCTTCCTGTAAGCGGCGGAAAGCTAGTGTTGAGGTGTGGAGGCCGAATCTGCACAGCATTTCCGAGGATTGA
- the LOC140882579 gene encoding putative disease resistance RPP13-like protein 1 yields the protein MLDSIEDSLGFDWNHESSMVGFREDFLQIKDWLLGSAYHLEVMTIVGMTGTGKTTLTRNLFEHPAIDHIFKVHAWVSLSRTNNAQKIIKGILDSLRPIEDELDDKSIEQLADILYRSLKGKKYFIVLDDVWDIQVWDDIKRSFPNDNIKSRIILTTRLFEMDLEDRFSKIHHMSLLTPKMSWTLFCIKVFGDENCPQELEYAAEIILGNCGGIPLAIVVTGGLLSKVRRTRDDWQLIVRSIKATTTSEEQLKGILSLSYMYLPDHLRACIRSMIIFAEDYELSVPRIIRLWIDEGLVNQLGSKSPEEVAEEFLKDLIDRSFVVVCKPNRKGDADFCSIFGIWKDFFMAKNPDILQILLSTSNRSTTVERGTENLPRGYGEGVSMIVMEGQKGEIKCKENLGISMDVLFNNRYTKDCIRYCSLFSSAYEFTKDILVLQWIAQGGTIAGNSVFLEEACIQCFDILLKLKYIAPVGYVYDGLYKTKYKVGDEMNEFLQNHPVGSRVAKELNSSHVNVNVSKLEHLSLSFKFIDQINFGIIKKLSHLHTLIIHGCRSSVVKYLPSDLFLELKALRMLNFSGSHVNHLPSSIENSKALRFLDMSETSITYLPEKMCNLINLQTLKLDKCKSLAQLPNRTKELINLRHLILDVAGQLDSMPEGMGNLSELRTLRTFLVGKEDGHNINELKHMNKLNGSLRISNLENVKSPVKAADASLCRKQDLKKIEFWWADLRYEKNSIEEEILACLEPALGIQEIEVRYYNGGSFPSWISKPSFNELVSISLYECRYCDNLPSLGQLPSLKVLSVDGMNEVLEINNLFCGEQTDKNQPSFPMLEKLSFYAMPKLEKWTEIRIGDFPNLLDLIIESCQKFKCLPFLSHLNSLKCVQLRYCPELSCLPDGGFPSTLETLMVQDCPKLEGRCSKDKGEDWCKIAHVPAVYIDAVVKVKRNS from the exons ATGCTGGATTCCATTGAGGACTCTCTAGGATTTGATTGGAATCACGAAAGCTCTATGGTTGGATTCCGGGAAGACTTTTTACAAATTAAAGATTGGCTACTTGGATCAGCATATCATCTTGAAGTCATGACGATTGTTGGGATGACTGGAACCGGTAAGACTACTCTCACAAGAAATTTGTTTGAGCATCCAGCCATTGATCATATTTTCAAAGTTCATGCTTGGGTATCATTATCTCGAACAAATAATGCGCAAAAAATTATCAAGGGTATTCTGGATTCCTTGAGACCTATCGAAGATGAACTGGATGACAAGAGCATTGAACAATTAGCAGATATTCTATACAGAAGTTTAAAGGGTAAGAAGTACTTCATTGTATTGGATGATGTGTGGGATATCCAGGTCTGGGATGACATCAAAAGATCATTTCCTAATGATAATATCAAGAGCCGGATCATTCTGACAACTAGGCTGTTCGAGATGGATCTTGAAGACCGGTTTTCCAAGATTCATCACATGAGTCTTCTTACACCCAAAATGAGCTGGACTCTTTTTTGTATCAAAGTATTTGGGGACGAAAATTGCCCTCAGGAGCTTGAGTATGCTGCAGAAATTATTTTAGGGAATTGTGGAGGGATTCCCCTTGCAATTGTGGTGACTGGTGGCCTTCTCTCCAAAGTTAGGAGGACTAGAGATGACTGGCAGCTTATTGTGAGGTCGATTAAGGCAACCACAACTTCTGAGGAACAATTGAAGGGGATTCTCTCCTTGAGCTACATGTACTTGCCAGATCATCTGAGAGCATGCATCCGTTCCATGATAATCTTTGCAGAAGATTATGAACTCTCAGTCCCCCGAATCATCAGGCTTTGGATTGATGAGGGACTCGTAAATCAGCTTGGTTCTAAAAGTCCTGAAGAAGTGGCTGAGGAGTTTCTGAAAGATCTAATTGATAGAAGTTTCGTAGTGGTTTGCAAACCAAATAGAAAGGGTGATGCTGACTTCTGCAGCATTTTTGGTATCTGGAAGGACTTCTTCATGGCTAAGAATCCAGATATTCTTCAG ATTTTGCTCTCAACTTCAAATCGAAGCACCACAGTGGAACGAGGTACGGAAAATCTTCCAAGAGGCTATGGTGAAGGTGTTTCCATGATAGTTATGGAAGGACAAAAAGGGGAAATTAAGTGCAAGGAAAATCTAGGAATATCGATGGACGTATTGTTTAACAACAGATACACGAAAGACTGCATTCGATATTGTTCATTATTTTCATCCGCATATGAATTCACCAAGGACATTCTCGTTTTGCAATGGATTGCTCAAGGGGGAACAATAGCAGGAAACAGTGTATTCCTCGAGGAAGCATGCATTCAGTGCTTTGATATATTGTTGAAGCTCAAATACATTGCTCCTGTTGGGTATGTTTATGATGGACTTTATAAAACAAAGTACAAAGTTGGTGATGAGATGAATGAATTCCTTCAAAATCACCCCGTAGGATCTCGGGTTGCGAAAGAATTGAATAGTAGCCATGTGAATGTCAATGTGTCTAAACTCGAACATTTGTCCTTGTCCTTTAAGTTCATCGACCAAATCAATTTTGGGATCATAAAAAAGTTGAGCCATCTTCATACTCTCATAATTCATGGTTGCCGTAGTTCTGTTGTTAAATACTTACCTTCTGATTTGTTTCTGGAGCTAAAGGCATTAAGGATGTTAAATTTCAGTGGTTCTCATGTCAATCACTTGCCGAGCTCTATTGAAAATTCAAAGGCGTTGCGATTTCTTGATATGTCCGAGACATCAATTACATATTTGCCTGAGAAAATGTGCAATCTCATCAATCTGCAGACCTTAAAACTTGACAAATGTAAGTCCCTCGCTCAACTGCCTAATCGTACGAAAGAATTGATTAACCTGCGCCATTTGATTCTTGATGTTGCTGGCCAGTTGGACTCAATGCCAGAAGGTATGGGAAATCTGTCAGAGTTACGCACTTTAAGGACATTTTTGGTTGGCAAAGAAGATGGTCATAACATAAATGAATTGAAACACATGAACAAATTGAATGGATCACTTCGGATTTCGAATCTTGAAAATGTTAAATCTCCTGTTAAGGCTGCAGATGCTTCTCTTTGCCGCAAACAAGACCTCAAGAAAATAGAATTTTGGTGGGCGGATCTTCGATATGAGAAGAATTCAATTGAAGAGGAAATACTAGCATGTCTTGAACCAGCTTTGGGCATCCAAGAGATAGAAGTACGCTATTATAATGGTGGAAGTTTCCCGAGTTGGATAAGCAAACCGTCTTTTAATGAATTGGTTAGTATAAGCCTCTACGAGTGTAGATATTGTGACAACCTTCCATCTCTTGGACAATTGCCATCTCTAAAGGTTCTCAGCGTTGATGGAATGAATGAGGTGCTAGAAATCAACAACCTCTTTTGTGGTGAACAAACCGATAAGAATCAACCCTCGTTTCCTATGCTCGAGAAACTGTCATTTTATGCCATGCCCAAATTGGAAAAATGGACAGAAATAAGAATCGGTGATTTTCCCAATCTCTTGGATCTCATTATCGAATCGTGTCAGAAATTCAAGTGCCTTCCTTTTTTGTCACATTTGAACTCTCTTAAGTGTGTGCAATTGCGCTATTGTCCTGAACTTTCATGTTTGCCTGATGGTGGATTTCCATCCACCCTTGAAACATTAATGGTCCAAGATTGTCCCAAATTAGAAGGACGTTGCAGCAAAGATAAAGGTGAAGATTGGTGCAAGATTGCTCATGTGCCTGCTGTTTATATCGATGCCGTGGTGAAGGTGAAGCGAAATAGTTGA